One window from the genome of Sulfodiicoccus acidiphilus encodes:
- a CDS encoding RNA-guided endonuclease InsQ/TnpB family protein gives MENGTLILEKPFVKYEPVTPIGIDLGERNLATVVALVNEKPTKGTFFEGSRIKEIRHEYFNIRKKLQEKKRLDVVKRLRGKERRMVNHELHVISKKVVDYAKKFPSPVIVVEKLTGIREKFKESKKLDRRFHSLPFRRLQSMIEYKAKINGIKVVYINPRNTSRTCHRCGHVARTDGREYRRKCGVVRNRDLNASINVARASTRGTGRG, from the coding sequence ATGGAGAATGGTACGCTTATTCTAGAAAAACCGTTCGTTAAATATGAGCCAGTAACGCCTATAGGTATTGACCTAGGTGAAAGAAACTTAGCTACAGTAGTTGCGTTAGTTAATGAAAAACCTACAAAAGGCACTTTCTTCGAAGGGTCAAGGATTAAGGAAATTAGGCACGAGTACTTCAACATAAGGAAGAAGCTCCAGGAAAAGAAGAGGCTTGACGTAGTGAAGAGGCTAAGAGGGAAGGAAAGAAGAATGGTAAATCATGAGCTTCACGTTATCTCCAAGAAGGTCGTCGATTACGCTAAAAAGTTCCCTTCCCCAGTGATAGTCGTGGAGAAGCTCACAGGAATTAGGGAGAAATTCAAGGAGAGCAAGAAACTCGATAGGAGATTTCACTCGTTGCCGTTTAGAAGGCTACAGAGCATGATAGAGTACAAAGCGAAGATCAACGGTATAAAAGTGGTATACATTAACCCTAGAAATACTTCAAGAACTTGTCACAGATGTGGGCACGTTGCCCGCACGGACGGAAGGGAATACAGACGTAAGTGCGGTGTGGTACGTAACCGCGACTTGAACGCGTCGATCAACGTAGCCCGTGCCTCAACGAGAGGTACGGGTCGGGGGTAG
- a CDS encoding DUF929 domain-containing protein, translating into MARKKRDSPSKAIYVPFGVLAAVIVAFVVLGSVPHAPLQAVTGQFFKVGKGHSSKVEVYFVSWIGCPIGASLSWPLDEALGGHLFVSLHYSDPSDIQIPGLIFLSGNNSNVTFYPIYVYNEYLNASPSGQPVTGNRIDFGLNVLRQQVPPWVYDLVVKYDVNTTFNLSGKVESLADYGDHLTTVVIITGPNGTWMLLGGLTSVNAYFPQLSKMTPQELYQDLQQGELPPVLQQAEQQILQVIAEAS; encoded by the coding sequence ATGGCCAGGAAGAAGAGGGACTCTCCCTCAAAGGCGATCTACGTTCCGTTCGGGGTTCTCGCCGCAGTGATAGTGGCCTTCGTCGTGCTGGGCTCCGTTCCTCACGCTCCACTTCAAGCTGTAACTGGACAGTTCTTCAAGGTGGGCAAGGGCCACTCTTCTAAGGTAGAGGTTTACTTTGTTTCTTGGATAGGGTGCCCAATAGGAGCCTCGTTAAGTTGGCCATTAGACGAGGCATTAGGAGGACATTTGTTCGTCTCGTTGCACTACTCCGATCCATCTGATATACAAATACCTGGGCTGATCTTCCTATCGGGTAACAATTCTAACGTCACCTTCTACCCGATCTACGTCTACAACGAGTACCTTAACGCTTCGCCCTCAGGTCAGCCAGTAACAGGGAACAGGATCGACTTCGGGCTTAACGTTTTGAGGCAACAAGTCCCTCCGTGGGTTTACGACCTTGTAGTCAAGTACGACGTCAATACGACCTTCAACTTGAGCGGGAAGGTGGAGTCCTTGGCAGACTACGGTGACCACCTCACCACTGTAGTAATAATCACCGGACCCAATGGAACGTGGATGCTTTTAGGAGGGCTCACTTCTGTCAATGCCTACTTCCCTCAGCTCTCCAAGATGACCCCACAGGAACTGTATCAGGACCTCCAGCAAGGGGAACTCCCTCCAGTCTTACAGCAGGCAGAGCAACAGATCTTGCAGGTGATAGCTGAGGCAAGTTGA
- a CDS encoding NAD(+)/NADH kinase: MRVRVVSKPSTELKPLLAKVEASLRAHGVDVEERDFDAVVAVGGDGTLLRAVALGRPIIAVRAGKRGLLMDVPPERFEEVVERLKKGDFREENYRTLELDLFGKTYRAFNDVALLTDGVGTATFKVSCGTEFSFDGDGLIVATPQGSTGWSLSAAGPYVDRSVMGTVVTLINPVLTPMRSLVVNYPTVRVSVLPSGEEPHINVVIDGNKVGKLEGEIEVKTNGRPVTIYRFFDFDPVKLILRKDP; this comes from the coding sequence ATGAGGGTCAGGGTAGTATCTAAGCCATCAACTGAGTTGAAGCCTCTGTTGGCCAAAGTCGAGGCCTCGTTAAGGGCACACGGGGTAGATGTGGAGGAAAGGGACTTCGACGCGGTGGTGGCCGTGGGGGGAGACGGGACGCTGTTGAGGGCAGTTGCCCTGGGGAGGCCAATCATAGCCGTGAGGGCTGGAAAGAGGGGGCTACTCATGGACGTCCCCCCTGAGAGATTCGAAGAGGTGGTGGAGAGGTTGAAGAAGGGGGACTTCAGGGAGGAAAACTATAGAACCCTCGAGCTCGACCTGTTTGGGAAAACTTACAGGGCCTTCAACGACGTTGCTCTACTGACCGACGGAGTTGGAACAGCTACCTTCAAGGTTAGCTGTGGGACCGAGTTCTCGTTCGATGGAGACGGACTCATTGTAGCTACCCCACAGGGAAGTACAGGGTGGTCGCTATCGGCTGCAGGACCGTATGTGGATAGGTCGGTCATGGGAACCGTAGTGACCCTCATAAACCCAGTTCTCACACCAATGAGGTCCCTAGTAGTGAATTACCCCACAGTGAGAGTCTCGGTACTTCCCTCCGGAGAGGAGCCTCACATTAACGTTGTAATAGACGGCAACAAGGTAGGGAAGCTCGAGGGAGAGATCGAGGTAAAGACTAACGGTCGACCTGTCACAATATACCGTTTCTTCGATTTCGATCCAGTTAAGCTAATACTGAGGAAGGATCCTTGA
- a CDS encoding NOB1 family endonuclease — protein sequence MTERVVFDTSPFIAGLANLFPRVYTTPLVLREVRDATSVHLLELAVASGKVVITSPSERSLSTVRVKSKSLGEFTLSETDVSVAALAVELKPTVTFTDDYSLQNLLKAMGLPFRSIRTTGITETRKFVYVCEDCGAPHRSWRANCERCGGKVRKVKI from the coding sequence TTGACAGAAAGAGTGGTTTTCGACACTTCACCTTTCATCGCGGGGTTAGCTAACCTCTTTCCTCGGGTGTACACTACTCCCCTCGTGTTGAGGGAAGTGAGGGACGCCACATCTGTTCACTTGTTGGAGCTCGCGGTAGCGTCAGGAAAGGTGGTGATCACTTCACCCTCAGAACGCAGCCTCTCCACCGTGAGGGTGAAGTCGAAGTCGCTCGGCGAGTTCACTCTTTCCGAGACCGACGTATCTGTAGCTGCCTTGGCTGTCGAGTTGAAACCGACGGTGACCTTCACCGACGACTACTCTCTCCAGAATTTACTCAAGGCGATGGGACTGCCGTTCAGGTCGATTAGAACCACTGGGATAACAGAGACTAGAAAGTTCGTGTATGTGTGCGAGGACTGTGGAGCACCTCACAGGAGTTGGAGGGCCAACTGTGAAAGGTGCGGAGGAAAAGTGCGGAAGGTTAAGATCTGA